The Metabacillus litoralis genome contains a region encoding:
- a CDS encoding ketoacyl-ACP synthase III: MQSKARITAIGTYVPTKIMTNNDFVQIIDTNDEWISKRTGIKERRLAAENEFTSDLCVKAVEDLVIRYNKEISDVDFIIVSTLSPDFLTPSVASYVQGRLGIRQAGAIDLNAACAGFTYALHIANSLLSSGLHKKILVIGGETLSKITDFTDRTSCILFGDGAGAVLVEADSKGHFLASCVNSEGEKGIHLYGTHLSTTMFEQDLQDKKQLVQNGREVYRWAVTTVPTGINTLLADSNLTKEDIDWFIPHSANLRMIESICEKSGFSINQTLYSLVHYGNTSAASIPLALDLGIKEGKVKPGDTLLLYGFGGGLSHSGHILTWG; this comes from the coding sequence ATGCAATCAAAGGCCAGAATCACAGCAATTGGCACCTATGTCCCCACCAAAATCATGACAAATAATGATTTTGTTCAGATTATTGATACAAACGATGAATGGATTTCAAAACGAACAGGAATTAAAGAAAGACGCCTTGCTGCGGAAAATGAATTCACAAGTGACCTATGCGTAAAAGCTGTTGAAGATTTAGTCATTCGATATAATAAAGAAATTAGTGATGTTGATTTTATCATTGTTAGTACACTTTCACCAGACTTTTTAACACCAAGTGTCGCTTCATATGTCCAAGGTAGATTAGGTATTAGACAGGCAGGGGCTATCGACCTGAATGCAGCATGCGCTGGTTTTACATACGCACTGCATATTGCTAACAGCTTACTATCAAGTGGTCTTCATAAGAAAATACTTGTAATAGGCGGGGAGACGTTATCAAAGATAACAGACTTCACAGACCGAACATCATGCATTTTATTTGGTGATGGTGCAGGTGCTGTTTTAGTAGAAGCTGATAGCAAAGGTCATTTTCTGGCATCATGCGTGAATTCTGAAGGGGAAAAAGGTATCCATTTGTATGGTACACACCTCTCAACTACGATGTTCGAGCAAGATCTTCAAGATAAAAAACAACTTGTACAAAATGGCAGAGAGGTCTATCGATGGGCGGTCACAACTGTCCCAACCGGTATTAATACGTTGTTAGCTGACTCAAACTTAACTAAGGAAGATATTGATTGGTTTATCCCACATAGCGCTAATTTGCGCATGATTGAATCAATATGTGAAAAAAGCGGATTCAGCATTAACCAAACCTTATATAGCTTAGTTCATTATGGGAATACATCTGCTGCCTCAATTCCATTAGCTCTTGATTTAGGTATAAAGGAAGGAAAAGTGAAACCAGGTGACACCTTATTACTTTATGGATTTGGCGGAGGATTATCACATTCTGGCCATATACTAACTTGGGGATAG